In the Acetobacterium sp. KB-1 genome, CTATCGGATCACAGACAAGCTCATAAAAGTCCTCAGTAAATATGATAATCTCTGGATCAACACTCACTACAATCATCCCCGGGAAATTACCAAAACCTCAATTAATGCGCTAAAAAAACTAACTGGTGCGGGAATTCCTTTAGGCAACCAATCAGTGTTATTAAAAGACGTCAATGACTGCCCGCAAATCATGAAAAAACTGGTTCATAAATTAGTAGCAAACCGCGTGCGCCCGTACTATTTATATCAATGTGATTTATCTGAAGGGCTTGAACATTTTAGAACCAATGTTGGTAAAGGCATTGAAATAATGGAGAGTTTAAGAGGTCATACCAGTGGCTTCGCCATTCCAACTTATGTTATTGATGCCCCTGGTGGCGGTGGTAAAATCCCGGTGATGCCTAACTACCTCATTTCCTGGTCGACTAACAAGGTTATCTTAAGAAATTATGAAGGCGTCATCACCACATATCAGATGCCAGACACCTATGAACACACAGCCTGTGATTTAAACTGTACGAATTGCAAGCTCCAATTAAAACTAAATAACGAGGAAAGTGATCGCAAACCGATCGGCATTTCCAAATTGCTTTGCGATTATGAAGAAACCATCACACTGGTTCCTGAAAACCTTGAACGCGACCAAAGAAATCAAAGTGATGAGGCAATATAATGACTGACATCATTGAACCCTATGGTCATAGTCTGATTCAGCACGGAAAAAACAGCAATCGGATTTACTTAATGAAATGTGATGCTGCCGAGGCTGACTCGCTTATCACACACATGAACCAACTGGCACATGATAAAAATTACTCAAAAATAGTTGCCAAGATTCCAGAATCCCAAGATCCCGTTTTTAAAGCCGATGGTTACAAAGAAGAAGCCGCGATACCCGGCTTTTACCGGGGTCAGGAAACATGTAAATTATTGAGCAAGTACCTTTGTCCTAAAAGAGAAAACCTAACTAATGACATGGAAATCAAGCAAATTCTTGACGATGCAATAAAAAAGCGTGCCGAAGCTGCAACCCAAGCCCTGCCAGAAGAATTCAAAATTAGAGAATTAGGGCCATCAGATATACCCGCACTCGCACAAATTTATGGCACAGTTTTTAAAAGCTATCCCTTTCCTATTTTTGATGCAGACTATCTTCTCGAAACCATGTCTGATCACGTTACCTACTTTGGTGTATTTCACAATAATCATCTAGTCGCCGTCTCTTCCAGCGAAACTGATTTGGACAATTTAAATTCTGAGATGACCGATTTTGCAGTATTACCAGCGTATCGGGGTCATAAGCTGGCCCTCCATCTCCTTAATGAAATGGAAAAATATATGATTAACGCAGGATTTCGACTGCTCTATACCATTGCCAGAGCATCGTCTTATGGAATGAATAGAACCTTTGCCCGAGCAAATTATCAATATGGTGGCACCCTTAATAATAATACCCAGATTTCAGGATCAATCGAATCCATGAATATCTGGTATAAAGACATCGGCGCAGCTAAATAATTAAGCAGCACCGATGTCTTTGCAAACTGTATGCAAATTTAGTTGTGCTTAATTCGTCGTCATTATATAATACTAGTAATTAACATAATGGAGGTATCCCTGTGACAAAGGTTCTGATTCTAACTTCGACGAAACGCGTGGACAAATTTTCAGATTTATCCGGTATCCCAAAAGACTGGGAATTAATTTTTGGCGAGGATCTAAATACTGATCAGGCAGTGCTACAAGCTGCTGGTGATGCTGATTTTATTTTTGCGGATGCCATTCGGGAAGTCAGCAAAAACCTGATTGATAGCATGCCCAATCTCAAACTTATCCATTCCGAAGGTGTGGGTTATAATAAAATTGATAGCGCTGCTGCTAAAGAAAAAAAAATTTACGTTTGTAACAATACCGCCGCCAACTCCAGTGCGGTAGCAGAGCAAACCATCCTGCTGATGCTAGGCCTCCAGCGACGACTCCTGGAAGGTGATCAGATGGTTCGCGATGGTCGGCAGATTCAGGCCAAAGGTTCATTTATTCTAGATGGTATTCCAGAGCTTGGCTCCTGTCATGTGGGGCTGGTTGGCATGGGTTCTATTGCCTTTGAAACCGCTAAGCGTTTGAAGTCATTTGGTTCGAGGCTCAGTTATTTTAACCGTTCTAGAAAAAGTGCGGCTGAGCACAAATTGGGGCTTAGCTATCTGCCTCTGGAAGACCTTTGCAAGCAGTGTGATATCATCAGCCTCCATTTACCGGTCACCCTGGAAACAACCGGCCTAATCAATTCTGAACTGCTGTCACTGATGAAACCGTCATCCCTACTTATTAATACTGCCCGCGGAGAGCTGGTTGTCCAGGAAGATCTGGTCGCCGCATTATCAGCCGGACTGATTGCCGGGGCTGGTCTGGACACGCTGTACCCGGAACCGGTTATGACCGATAATCCACTCCTTAATCTACCAGAAAGCTGTCGTTATAAACTGCTTTTCAGCCCCCACATTGGCGGTACCACCAAACCGGCTTTTGAAAAAATGCATAAAACGGTCTGGACAAACATTCTGGCGGTATCAAAAGGTGAATGCCCTATAAATATTGTTAACGGATTATAATCCTTAAAAAAGGAACCAACCGCCATCAACGTAATGGTGGTTGGTTCTTTTTTTAATTATTCAAACCTCAACGGATCAAGGTAATGATGTCTTTTTAAAAATATTGCATCAATAAAAAAAACAGGATTTCTAACATTATCCCAGCGACACCAATTAAGACTGGATTAAAATAATACCGCCGATCTCCAAGAATTAATAACTCTTCAGGGTCATCCGGTTTACAGCGGATTTGAACAATATCGCCCATATCGTAGCGTTTATCACCTTGGGAAGCCAATGCGGCTTTATGATAGACCTTTTGGGCAATCGTGTATTCCAGAATCGGAGTGTATTCATCGTAAACTTGTCGTCCATTCCGCACCTTGTTTTCTTTAATGTGCACCACTACCGCTTCAACGTCAACTCCATTAAGTTCTATCTTTTTTAATTGTATCAATCTGACAATTGAAAAAATGATAAGTACAATTCCTGCATATCTCAATATATCCAGTATCAACGCTATCATCGAACTTCACGACCTTTCGCTCCCAAATTTGAGGCAACCCATCAACACCATAACTATGTTGTCGATCATTTCTATTCATTATATAATAAAATCACCCAAAAAGGATCTTTTTATAATAAAAAGTAAAAGCGCTTTAGTTGCAGGAGACATCTTGTTATTTTTGAAGGAGAGCATTCTCAATCGCTTTTTTAATCACTTTACTTGAATTAGTCGCTCCAGTAACAGCATCCACATCTATCGTTTGTTCCTTAACAATGGTGTCAGTAATCACCTCAGCGGAAGAACCTCGTTCGTTCTGATGCTCAATCAGGTTGATGGTCTTAATTACTCCATTAGCAACAATAACTTCAGCTTTTGCCGATATATAACCGACATCATATGAGCCATCATAAACACCATCTGGAATTCGCGATAGATCAATGTTGGCAATTGTAATGCTGGCAACCGCTTTTTTATAGTTGTTTACATCACTAAGATAACAGGCACCAGAAAAGATTCCGATAATCAGAATCGAAATGATTAGTGGTAAAACAATCGTTTTTATTTTAAACATTTTGTTTCTCCTTCAGAATCGAATTCAGCAAGGTATCAAAGCTGTATTTCAAGAAATCTTTTTTTGTTGTATTCATCGCCTGTTCAATGTATTGCTGTTTTTTCCAGGCCATCAGAATGATCCCCGATAGACTAGCCCAGAACATAAACACGGTCTCCGGGATTTTAATATCTGAACGAAAAACACCCTGCTTAATCCCATCCACAAAAAATGTACCGATCAGTTCATTGATTTGCTCGCCCAATTCAAATATTTCTCGAAAAACCATTGGCGTATCTTCATTATTAACATCCACATTAATTTCTTGAAGTACGGTTTGAAAATACAAAGGATAGTCATCACAATAGGCGGTAAGTTCATTGCAAATTACATAATATCTTGCAAATAGGTCATTCCCCGGTTGGGTTGCAGTTTGAATGCGATCATAAAGCATTTTCATGCTTTTAAATATAATGCAATTGACAATTTCTTCTTTGTTTTTAAAATACACGTATAAGGTTGCCTTACTATATTCGGCTTCCCTTGCGATGTCATTCATTGTCGTATTGTCAACGCCATTTTTTTTAAAGAGTGTTTCCGCAATTGTTATAATGCTGTCTCTGTGAAAATCAGCTAGTTCTTTTTTTCGTCTTCCCATATCAAACCCTCATTTCGTTATTTATACTCTGGGTTTAATTATACCTGCTCGTCTATCATTAATCAAGTTGTTTACAAAAAACAATATCCAAAAAAATCCCCAGATTATCCGGGGATGAAGTTTTTATAGTATCTCTATTTCGATCTCGTCCAAACGAGAGAGTTCAACTTCGATCTTCTGTACGATCTCAAAACCCTTCCCTTTGTGGGGACTTCCCATGATTGCAATAACTTTCATGCTGACCTCACTTTTTTTTATAATTTTTGATTCCATTGATTATTCTTGCCAAATTTTCAAGAAGACCCCTGCTTTTTTTCTTGTTATACGGTTTTCATCATGATACAATCACAAAAGCATGACTCCATGTATCTGCCTGAGATTCTTCCAGTTTAAAATCAATTCCGACAGTGAAAAGTTCATTGCACTTTTCCGCAAAATACTTTTTTAACGAGAAAGGACTGATCATCATGGATAAAAAGGAATCTAGTATTTTTAGTCGAACCAAAGAAATACTCACGCTTATTCAGTTTAATTTTCTGCATCTGCTCTTTTTTGAAGCTATCTATACCGTTGCCGGCACTATGATCATTTATCCCGGTGGATTTTTTTTGTTTAATAAAGCCATAACACTGTTGGGTTTTCCATATTTAAGCGGTTCAAATTTTACTCAAGCCTTAACTAACCCCCTTTTTCTGCTAACTTTTATTTGCTTTGCTTTGCTCGTCGCTTTTTTTGGTCTGCTGGAATTCACCACATTAATCATTCTTTTTAATGAAAGTCATTTCCGACGAAAAGTTCAACTGATTCCATTATGTATAGAGGGAACTAAACGAGCACTCAAAATAGTCAAGGCTAAAAATTTACCATTCGTGATTTTTATTCTTATCATTATTCCTTTAACTGAGTTTTCATTATCTTCTAATTTCATTTCGGAAATATCAATTCCTGAATTTATTATGAGTTATATCGCCGCCAGTCCATTGTACTCAATCGGTTTTACGGTACTGTCGTTGTTTTTGTTTTTGCTCTCAGTCATCTGGATTTTTTCATTTCACTATTTCACTTTGGAAAACAGTGATTTCTTCCCGGCAATTAAAAAAAGCAGCATTCTAATAAAAGGACATTTTTGGAAAACTATTTTCTTTGTAATACTTTTTAATCTCCTGATTGTGATATTGCTCGTTATTGTTGTGCTTGTTCTTGAAGTCATCGCTTTCTTTATCTTAGGTCAGATCCTGGAACACCCGCTGGCTTTATCCATTTTTATTGCTACTTTCGGTTTTTTGGTGTCTGGGTTGTTTACCATCTTTCAATTGCTCACCACATCCATCAATTTGGCGGTAGTTTCCCAGTTTTACTATACATATTCAGCATCGACCCACTTAAAGGTTAATTCTGAATCGCTAGTCAAAGATAAATACAAAGCAAAAGTAAAACGAAAAACAATTGTGACAATCAGTATAATCATGGTTTTCTTATTTACAACAATAAATAGCATTGTAATTTTCAACACCTTTTCTGAAGCCTTCAACGACCAGTTTTTAACGGGTCCACAAATAACTGCTCACCGTGGAGGTTCTAATCTTGCCCCAGAAAACACGCTGGCCGCTTTACAAAAAGCTATTGATCAAAGCGCTGATTATGCTGAAATTGATGTGGCTCAAACTAAAGACGGAATAATTGTTGTCTCTCACGATAATAATCTTAAGCGCATATCTGGAAAGGATTTGAATATCTGGTCATCAAACTACGTGGATATCGAAGATCTGGACATCGGTAGTTGGTTTGATCCGCAGTTTAAAAATGAACATATCCCCACCCTAGATGAAGCGATTAAACTTTGCAAAGGAAAAATACGTTTAAACATTGAGCTTAAGCCTACCGGGCATGAAGCAAGTTTGGTGGAGTCGACTGTTGATATTATCGATCAAAATGATTTTTCTAACCAGTGTGTCCTTGCCTCCCTGGATTATCCAACCTTAGAAAAAGTCGCCTCCATAAATCCAGATTTGAAACGGGCTTATATTACCGCTTTGGCCATTGGGGACATTCAAAAACTGCCAGTCGATATTTACAGCATTGAGTCATCCTTCATCACCCCGGAGATCGTTGCTACCATCCATCGAGAGAAGAAAGAAGTTTTAGCCTGGACAGTAGAATCTCAGGAATTGACCGAAAAGATGGTTAAAATTGGTGTTGACAACATTATTACCGACGACGTGACCCAAACCAGGAAGACCATTGAACAAATGCTTGAACCACGAGAATTGATTGACCGCATCAATGATTATATTTTTGCAGATCTACTGTCATAATAGTTTGTGATCAAAAATACTTCAACCAAATTCTCTTATGTGCCAAGTAAGTGACGACCGCGATTGTCCTGAAATACTGTCGTTTTAAATGGAGCACTAAAGCTGTTTTTATTGACGCTCTTATTTTAAGTTTTCTTTGTTTTTCTTGATGAGATTGATAAATAATTTTTCATTTGAAGACAACGCTTCGATTTTAGCTGTCTTTAAATGATTGTAATAAGCATCCATACTTTTTAATTGATCAATCAGTTTTAATAAGCTGTTATGCGCTTCCTGATCTTCTGGTGTTTGCGGTTTTACCTGGTCGAAGATGTTTTCCAGATCTTTTTTAGCTTGATTCATAATCGTTTGTGCATCGATGTATTCCTGATTTAACATATTATTCTTCTTTCTGACTGTATTTTGTACTGATATAATATTCTATTTTAAAACATTACAAATGAATAATATCACAAAACCAGGATGGTTGTGAACTAAATCTAACTCTCACTTAAAAAAAGCGTATCAAACTTAGGTTTGATACGCGAGGTTGCGCTAAACTACCGTACCGACCAATTGTTAATCTGTTGTTCGCCGCGGAGTCGGACAGACGATGTCGTGTCCGCTCCGATGCGTACAACATGATGTAACAATTGTCGGTACTGGGTTATCTTTTGACAGTCTAACGTATCAAACTCAGGTCTGATACGCAATCACAAGTTTAGAGCCGACGGTATTTCTTTAATGCGGTCACATTCACTAAAAATAACACCCCAATAAAGATGACCGATCCAACTAACCAGGGCCATATCGCTAAAAATCCCTTGCCCTGAATCATAATCATTTCCAGGGCTGTGCAGCCATAATAAATTGGCGTTAGATAACACAGGTTTCCCAGCCCAAAGGGAATGGTATCAATCGGGATCAGTCCGGAAAAAAAGATCTGTGGAATGATGATTACCGGAATAAACTGAACCAATTGTAATTCATTGTTGGCAAAGATGGATACCAGCGCGCCAACGGAAACCGCCGAAAACGCCATCAAAATCATCACCAACGTACATAAGGCGACCGATCCTTCCACCTGAAGTTGCAGTACATAAACGGCGTACAAAATAATCACCACACTTTGAATCGCTGCCAGTAAACCATACCCCAGGGTATAACCCCCGATGACATCGATCCGGCTGATCGGGGTCATCAGCATCCGTTCTAAGGTCTGTCCGAAACGCTCCCGAACAAATGACATCTCGGAAAGAATAAAGACAAAGAAAAATGAGATCACACCCAGAAAAACATAGGCAAGCGAATCCAGTTGATTATCCCCCGATGTTTCATAAACATAATCCATGATCAGCTCGTTTTGTGCGGGTTGTAAGGCTTTATTGGTATCCGTAATGGCTTTTATGGCAGCGGCGGACTTGGAATTTTTCTCCAGTAATTCAATGTGCGTTCCCTCGCTATCGCTCCAGATCAGCGCATCGATTCCATTAATCTCCAAATAATCTACGGCCTCGGGTTTTTCTGTTTCTTCACTGACAGCGGCATGATTCTCAAGCTCAGTGACAAATTTTTCATTCATATCATAGACAGCAATCTTCGGCAGATAATTGGAATCACCGAGGATAAAAAATAACAGCGTTAAAACCAGCAGCGGTGCAAATAAAAGCAACCCCAATGATCGCTGATCGTTTTTCATTTGGCCAATGATCCGTTTGACAATGCTTAACACGATGTGACCTCCGCTTCTGACTGATTGTCGATAAAAAATAATTCTTCAATGTTTCCGTCTGAAGTCTGGGCGATTAAATTTTTAACCGTATCCCTGGCAATGATATGACCATTACGAAGCAAGGCGGCATCATCACATTGGGTAACCTCATCCATGACATGGGTGGTAACCAAAATGGTTGTTCCTTCATTTCGGAGCTGCCTGAGATATAGCCATATTTTGCGCCGCAGCACCGGATCAACCCCAACTGTTGGCTCATCCAGCACCAGCAGCTTTGGTTTGTGAATTAACGCTACCGCCAACGATATGCGTTTTTTCATCCCACCGGAACAATCGCGGACTAACTTGTTTTTACACGCTGCCATATCGACAATCTGGAGTAGTTCTTCGGCATTTGCTTCAAATGTTTTACGACTTTGCCGATGCAGACCGGCAAAAAACTTCAGATTCTCCCAGGCTGACAACTCTTCGTACAGGGCTTCATTCTGCGGCATATAACCCATCTGTGCAAGCAGCTGACGGTTTGGCACGGCGATACCGCCGATTGTTACCATTCCGCCATCCGTTGGAATGGCACCCATCATGATTCGCAGCAAGGTTGTTTTTCCTGAACCGGATGCCCCCAGCAGACAGAAGATCCGACCCGAATCAATCGTCAAACTAATCTGTTCTAAAACACGCTGTTTTTTGAATGATTTATCAACTTCTAAAATTTCAATTCTCATTTCTAAGTCCCTCTTCTTTATTTTATGATTATCCCCATTTTAGCCCTGTTCCTTTTTAAATTCAACCAACAGTCTTTTTCAAGCTGTTGGATTTTCTTGTTTATCCCAGCGGCTTCGTTTATAATCAAAATGAATGATCCCGTGAATGAGGTAAAACTGACATGAAGACGACTTTATCAACCACCGCCAAAGTTACCCGCCAAAACTTAATTGATTCATTTTGGCTGTTATATTGCAAAAAAAGCATTGAGAAGATCGCCGTCAAGGAAATCTGTGACGTAGCCGGCTATAATCGCTCAACTTTTTATGTTTATTTTAAAGATGCCTATGAAATTCTGGCAGAAATTGAAGAACAGACCATTACAGTGGAGGATTTTAAGAACATTGTTATTAAGAACCTTTTTTATTGTAATCTTTCTCATGATCATCGCAAGGAAGCCATTTTAAAATTAATTCTTGAATTTTTCGAGAAAAACAAGACTTATCTCCCGGTTTTATTAGGTGAAAACGGTGATCCCCACTTCAGGCAAAAGGTCTTGAAAAAGCTCACCTCGACAGTGCTATCAATATATAAAAAACTGTCCCCTCAGGAACTGATGGAAGTAAGCTATTTAATGGAATACCAGAGTGCCGCGATGCTCAGCATGATTGCAAAGTGGTATGCCAATGACAAAGACCTGCCGACCGAACAATTCCTGGAGTTGCTGCTGGCCGTGACAACCAACGGCGTTCAAAGCGAGCTATCAAAATACCGAGGCTAAATTGAATCACTTAACAAGCCAAACCGATTCTCTTGAAAATTGAGGGTCGGTTTTTTTGTTGCTACAACCTGAACTAAAACAGCCCTTAAATAGTCGACGACTACTTAAAGGCTGTTTTAGTGTTCTATTTTTAAAGCTGTATTAATGATTCTTTTTCTCCTGGGCATTTTTTAGGCTGATTGCATTTTCTCGGCATTCATCGGCATAATCTTCATAGGCTTCCCGATAATCTTCATAATCGATGGTGCAATCGCGGTCTTCAAAAGATTTGCAATAGCCTTCCAGCGCTTTCCAATCCCGGCTGTAGGCGTGAAAACTCAGGGCATGATGGGTATAGGAACCCAGTTCTTTAATCCCGACTTCCCGGGCAATCGTTCTTGACAGTTCGATAAGAGCGAAAACATTCATGGCGACTGCCTTAACTCCATCATTGCTTCTAAATACCACGTCGGTATTTAATTTGCCGTCTTTAACAGTGTAATGAATAAGCTGCAGGCAGGGTGGATGATTTAGTTTGGCGGCCTCCTGATTGGCCACATGTAGGGTTGCCTGTCTGGTACCGGGATCTTCTTTTAATTTATTGATAACAAAATCAATGTTTTTGGAAAACAGATCGTGATAGGTATACCCATACATATCTTTTTCAAAATCCTTGGTGCCTTCAACAATTTCCAGGACGTAGTCGACCAGGGTTTCCAGCCCGGTTGGCATGGCCATGGTAATTCTTATATCCTGTACGCTGTCGATATCCATCAGAAGGTGAATTTCTTTTAAACTGTCTTCGCGATCCTGATTCTTCCCCATAACAACATCGGCCTGGTTTAAAGCCTTCATCGCCGCCTCAATGCCCTTATGCAGTTCGGTTTCGTGAATGTAAGTAACCATCATTTTCACATCGTATCAGCTGATCTCTAACTCTCAAACCGCTAATACGAGATCCTTTCTATATAATAATACGTATTCGTTTATCTGCTTCATTGATGATCATACCATATCTTTCGGTAGATTTCATCTTTGTAAAAATCAAAATTAAATCCCATAATGTTTTCTATTTTAAATAGCTGATCATATTTTACGGCTGAACTAGAATTTTTTTAGAAAGTCTTCCGTCACGACGCCTCTTTTTATTGGCATTCCATGGGAGGGGCAAATCGAATCGTATTGGAGCTCTTTGATGATTGAAATTGATCGGTTCGCTTCCTCTTTATTCCAGATATAAAACTGGGGCAATTGTTTTAATTTTCCCTTAGACTCCTGAAATAAATCGCCAATAAATAATACATTCTTATAATGAAAAATCGAGTGTCCTGGAGTATGACCCGGAGCGTGAATCACACGAACCGCTCCAAAACTTTGATTCTCCTGATAGACGCCAGAAATACTGGGTTTTTGAGGGTGCACAACTGCTTGCATGATTCGTTTGATTCCCGGTCGATTTTTTTCGCCCATAATATAGGGCACATCTTGCTGGGGTGCCCAAACCTCAGCTTGAGTTGCTTCCTGCAAGGCTTTAGCATTGCCGATATGATCAATATCATGGTGGGTCAGCAGTATTTTCGTTATACTTTGAATCGCTACATCCAAACTTTTCAGTTCCGCCAGAATTTGCTCTGCCAACCCCGGCATACCCGTATCAATGAGTATCCCTTCATCCGAACGAATAAAAAACACATGCCCATGGCTGGCACAATCAAGCTGATAAACATTTTCGATAATTTCCATCTTGTTACGCTCCCAAAAGTTATTTTTTTATCAGATCCATAAAAGAAAAGCGGCCAGAACGGCCGCTACACAGTGTCGATAATTATCGATTCAGCCCTCTATTCGCAAAATTTCAGACCTGTGCCTCTCGTTTTCCGACAGCAACAGCAAGTCCGATCAGCATGATCAGGACTGCTCCCGCCACAGCCGCTTCTGATGTGCTAGTGTCTACCCCAGTTTTGGGATTGGCTGAACTGGCATGCTGTTTTTTGAATGTTTGCGCCGAAAGCGGTTCCAGATACAAACAGGTCGCATCACGGTCGACATCCCCATAAATCGGACTGATATCAATGCTGCCTTCGGCCACAAGAGCCTTAGCGACGGCTCCCGATGTGCATAAATCAAGAATGCCATTGTTAATAATAATTTTATTATAGGAGAATAAAGCGCCGGCATCGCCATGATCAGCAATCGATTCGACGACCGTATAGCCGCCGTTGAATACCAGTTCATCATAAGCTCCGATACCGCGGCTGTAACTGGTTGGACTATCGGTAAAAACATCAATATTTCCGCTATTGACAATTAGATCGCCAAAAGCAAACAAACCAAAAGCACCGGCATAATCACTATTATAAGCGGTCACAGCAATGTTTCCCCCGTTGATGGTGAGATTTCCCGGTGTGATATCCTCAGCATTATTACCTGCCAAAATTCCAACGGCGGAGCTGGAACTTTCATATCCAACGGCTGCAATATCATAGGTTCCGCTGTCAATCACCAGGTTTCCAACAACATTGATTCCACCACCCATTAAATCAGGGGTCGCCTGTCCCTTCGCAATCAGCGTACCTGTCCCGCTAGCATTCATATCAGCTTCCGCTTTGACGGCAAAACCATTATCGGTTGTAATAACATTGGTACCAAGTAGGACGAGTTTAAAAGGAACTGCTGTCGATTCGACATCCAGCTTTTCTCCTACAAAATTATTTAATGTCAGTTCGTTGGCAGCTGTATCATATGAATAATCGGATCCGCTATTGGTGGCCAGGACATCAATGATCACGCCATTCTGGGTTAAGCACAAATATGTGGCCGCCTGGGTTTCTATCTTTTCTGGTTCAAGGTTTGCTATTACCGGTTGCTCTGAAACGACCTCGACTTCCATACTATTGTCGGCAGGAGCTGTTGCGACCGCTGGCCGCGGGGCAATTTCGGTACTGCCTGCTGTTTCTTCTGTTACTACAGTCTCTGTATCGACTGCTTCAGTTGTTACTAAAACCAGACCTAATTCGTTGGTTGGTTCTTTTTCACTTACCGCTTCTCCAGCGGCAAAAGCTGAGACCGGAATTAGCATTGACAACATCGCCGCAACCATCAGCAGGGATAAAAACTTTGATATTCGCTTCATTTTCTTCTCCATTTCAAACCGTATTTTGATGAATTGTTGAGATTGGCAGCTATTCTTTAAAATCTTTAGTATCGTACCATTCTGTTTTTACTCGTTTACATCATCGCATATGATTAAGATACCACAATCACAGAAAAATGTCGATGGATTGTTCGATATTTCTTGCATGGCAACTGTCCAGTTATCAGAACAAATGCAAAAAACCGCCCACTGGCGGTTTTTTGTTAATATGAACGCGTTTTATTTATCACATTTCATTTATTTAGTACGGCTTTTTAAATTGCTTAATCAGATTTTTTCGATTCTAATTCGAATCAGATATCCAGGGCTGCGTGGTAACCCTGATAAATGGCAGTCGTAATGGTGGATGCTTTAACACAATCCCCAATTTCGATAACATATGGGGCACAATCTACCAAAGTTTCGGCAATATTGCGACGCGGCTTTTGTCCCAGAGCACAGATGGCTGTCGTTCCTGGAACCAGTACTTCCTTGCCATTGGCATCTTCACAGACAACCCCCTGATCGGTAACCTGCAATCCTTTTAATTCAGTATGGACGGTAATACCACATTTTGCGATTTCATTCATCATCAGCGGACGATGGCGCAAATTTGCGTCTGGTGCCAATTCCGTTCTCATTTC is a window encoding:
- a CDS encoding ABC transporter permease, translated to MLSIVKRIIGQMKNDQRSLGLLLFAPLLVLTLLFFILGDSNYLPKIAVYDMNEKFVTELENHAAVSEETEKPEAVDYLEINGIDALIWSDSEGTHIELLEKNSKSAAAIKAITDTNKALQPAQNELIMDYVYETSGDNQLDSLAYVFLGVISFFFVFILSEMSFVRERFGQTLERMLMTPISRIDVIGGYTLGYGLLAAIQSVVIILYAVYVLQLQVEGSVALCTLVMILMAFSAVSVGALVSIFANNELQLVQFIPVIIIPQIFFSGLIPIDTIPFGLGNLCYLTPIYYGCTALEMIMIQGKGFLAIWPWLVGSVIFIGVLFLVNVTALKKYRRL
- a CDS encoding ABC transporter ATP-binding protein, coding for MRIEILEVDKSFKKQRVLEQISLTIDSGRIFCLLGASGSGKTTLLRIMMGAIPTDGGMVTIGGIAVPNRQLLAQMGYMPQNEALYEELSAWENLKFFAGLHRQSRKTFEANAEELLQIVDMAACKNKLVRDCSGGMKKRISLAVALIHKPKLLVLDEPTVGVDPVLRRKIWLYLRQLRNEGTTILVTTHVMDEVTQCDDAALLRNGHIIARDTVKNLIAQTSDGNIEELFFIDNQSEAEVTSC
- a CDS encoding TetR/AcrR family transcriptional regulator: MKTTLSTTAKVTRQNLIDSFWLLYCKKSIEKIAVKEICDVAGYNRSTFYVYFKDAYEILAEIEEQTITVEDFKNIVIKNLFYCNLSHDHRKEAILKLILEFFEKNKTYLPVLLGENGDPHFRQKVLKKLTSTVLSIYKKLSPQELMEVSYLMEYQSAAMLSMIAKWYANDKDLPTEQFLELLLAVTTNGVQSELSKYRG
- a CDS encoding thymidylate synthase; protein product: MMVTYIHETELHKGIEAAMKALNQADVVMGKNQDREDSLKEIHLLMDIDSVQDIRITMAMPTGLETLVDYVLEIVEGTKDFEKDMYGYTYHDLFSKNIDFVINKLKEDPGTRQATLHVANQEAAKLNHPPCLQLIHYTVKDGKLNTDVVFRSNDGVKAVAMNVFALIELSRTIAREVGIKELGSYTHHALSFHAYSRDWKALEGYCKSFEDRDCTIDYEDYREAYEDYADECRENAISLKNAQEKKNH
- a CDS encoding MBL fold metallo-hydrolase, which encodes MEIIENVYQLDCASHGHVFFIRSDEGILIDTGMPGLAEQILAELKSLDVAIQSITKILLTHHDIDHIGNAKALQEATQAEVWAPQQDVPYIMGEKNRPGIKRIMQAVVHPQKPSISGVYQENQSFGAVRVIHAPGHTPGHSIFHYKNVLFIGDLFQESKGKLKQLPQFYIWNKEEANRSISIIKELQYDSICPSHGMPIKRGVVTEDFLKKF
- a CDS encoding LPXTG cell wall anchor domain-containing protein, with amino-acid sequence MKRISKFLSLLMVAAMLSMLIPVSAFAAGEAVSEKEPTNELGLVLVTTEAVDTETVVTEETAGSTEIAPRPAVATAPADNSMEVEVVSEQPVIANLEPEKIETQAATYLCLTQNGVIIDVLATNSGSDYSYDTAANELTLNNFVGEKLDVESTAVPFKLVLLGTNVITTDNGFAVKAEADMNASGTGTLIAKGQATPDLMGGGINVVGNLVIDSGTYDIAAVGYESSSSAVGILAGNNAEDITPGNLTINGGNIAVTAYNSDYAGAFGLFAFGDLIVNSGNIDVFTDSPTSYSRGIGAYDELVFNGGYTVVESIADHGDAGALFSYNKIIINNGILDLCTSGAVAKALVAEGSIDISPIYGDVDRDATCLYLEPLSAQTFKKQHASSANPKTGVDTSTSEAAVAGAVLIMLIGLAVAVGKREAQV